A region of Terriglobia bacterium DNA encodes the following proteins:
- a CDS encoding flippase-like domain-containing protein has product MDGLHSATMKDILRYSAGAALAVFLLWLVLRGVDRRALLAAIGRASIGGLVAGAAVNLAHNVFRVWRWGALLEPVRPKLPFRPMFTAVIIGYLTTWILPGRLGELVRPALLSAREDVPIGPSLGSIVADRALDGAAIVALFAAGTFLAPIRGIAARQIRSAALVLLVVVLVFMAGAAVAGSARGRIEAWCGRRGRFVRRAGRAFSSLVLGAEALRRPRLLAIVLAHSILAWLTIAAGVWLGVRASGADVPFPAMMVMLPLLAFGVAVPTPGGAGGYHAAMAFGLQMLYGVPADAAVAAGILMHLAVVLPVIVLGLALLKTEGISWADVLTAARGVRALGREAAREPGGGPE; this is encoded by the coding sequence ATGGACGGCCTACATTCGGCGACCATGAAGGACATCCTCCGGTACTCGGCCGGGGCGGCCCTGGCGGTTTTCCTGCTCTGGCTCGTCCTGCGGGGGGTGGATCGGCGCGCCCTCCTGGCAGCGATAGGCCGGGCGTCCATCGGAGGACTCGTGGCCGGCGCGGCGGTCAACCTCGCCCACAACGTCTTTCGGGTCTGGCGGTGGGGCGCGCTCCTCGAGCCGGTCCGGCCGAAGCTGCCGTTCAGGCCGATGTTCACCGCGGTGATCATCGGATACCTCACGACGTGGATCCTCCCGGGGCGGCTTGGCGAGCTCGTGCGACCCGCGCTGCTGAGCGCGAGGGAGGATGTCCCGATCGGTCCGTCCCTGGGCTCGATCGTGGCCGACCGAGCGCTGGACGGCGCGGCGATCGTCGCGCTCTTCGCGGCGGGCACGTTCCTCGCGCCGATCCGGGGGATCGCCGCCCGGCAGATTCGTTCCGCGGCCCTCGTCCTGCTCGTCGTCGTCCTGGTCTTCATGGCGGGCGCCGCGGTGGCGGGCAGCGCTCGCGGGCGAATCGAAGCCTGGTGCGGGCGAAGGGGCCGTTTCGTCCGGCGCGCCGGGCGGGCGTTCTCGTCGCTCGTCCTCGGCGCCGAGGCGCTCAGGAGACCACGTCTCCTCGCCATCGTCCTCGCCCACAGCATCCTCGCGTGGCTCACCATCGCCGCTGGAGTGTGGCTCGGAGTCCGGGCCTCCGGCGCCGACGTCCCGTTCCCGGCCATGATGGTGATGCTCCCGCTCCTCGCGTTCGGGGTCGCCGTCCCGACGCCGGGAGGGGCGGGGGGATATCATGCCGCGATGGCGTTCGGCCTTCAGATGCTCTACGGCGTGCCGGCCGACGCCGCGGTCGCGGCCGGGATCCTCATGCACCTTGCGGTGGTCCTACCGGTGATCGTGCTGGGGCTCGCTCTGCTCAAGACCGAGGGAATCTCGTGGGCCGACGTCCTGACCGCGGCGCGCGGCGTGCGGGCGCTGGGACGGGAAGCGGCGCGGGAGCCGGGAGGGGGACCCGAATGA
- the nrdR gene encoding transcriptional regulator NrdR: MRCPFCGHPKDKVVDSRETGSGDAIRRRRECLGCSRRFTSYERVEEIPYLVIKKDGRREPFDRRKLLAGLHRACEKRPIPAKALDSIADEVEQMVQDTPDREVEARVIGERVMTRLKDLDKVAYVRFASVYRQFEDVQEFMAELKDLLETRR; encoded by the coding sequence ATGAGGTGCCCGTTCTGCGGCCACCCGAAGGACAAGGTGGTGGACTCGCGGGAGACCGGCTCCGGCGACGCGATCCGGCGGCGAAGGGAGTGCCTGGGCTGCAGCCGCCGGTTCACGTCGTACGAGAGGGTGGAGGAGATTCCCTACCTCGTCATCAAGAAGGATGGACGGCGCGAGCCGTTCGACCGGCGGAAGCTCCTGGCGGGGCTGCACCGGGCGTGCGAGAAGCGCCCGATTCCCGCAAAGGCGCTGGACTCCATCGCCGACGAGGTCGAGCAGATGGTCCAGGACACGCCGGACCGCGAGGTCGAGGCCCGGGTCATCGGCGAGCGCGTGATGACGCGACTCAAGGACCTCGACAAGGTCGCCTACGTCCGTTTCGCTTCGGTCTACCGTCAGTTCGAGGACGTGCAGGAGTTCATGGCGGAGCTCAAGGATCTTCTCGAGACCCGAAGGTAG